AGGGGCGGCCGGGGGGCTTCGCCCTGGACCTCCTGCAGGAGGCCCTGGCCGGGACGCAATACCACGTGGAGGCAGTGGCCGCGCGCTGGGAAGAGGCGCAGAAGATGCTCGAGACGGGCATGGCGGACATCGTGGCCGGGCTCGCGCGCACGCCCGGGCTCGAGGAGCGCGTGCTCTTCAGCCGCCTGCCCTTCGCGGCCGTGCGCACGGTCCTGCTGGTGCGCCTGGACTCCCCCTACCAGACGATCGCGGATCTCGCGGACAGACACGTGGCGCTCGAGCGCGGCGCCGATTTCACCAAGGGACTGCTCGCGCGCGACGGCCTCGCCCCGGTCTTCTACCCCACCGAACTCGACGCCCTGCACGCCATGCTCGACGGGCAGGCCGAGGCCTTCTGCGGCACGGGCAAGTCCGCCTGGGCGGCCCTGACCCCGGCGCAACGGACCACGGTGCGCCAGATCGGCGAGCCCATCTACCAGGGCCCGCTCTACTACGCCCTGAACCGTCGGCGCACGGGCCTGCTCACCGCGCTGAACCAGGGGCTGGACAGGGCCATGTCCGACGGCGCCTACGTGCGCCTGTACGCCAAGTGGTTCGGCGTGCCGCCGAGCGAGGAGCTGCTGCAGCCCCTTCCGACGGCCTCTGCCGCGGGCCCCACGGCCGCGCCTGGCGGCGCCGCGGCAGGTGCCGCCCCGGACAAGACGCCCGCCGGGTCCGCCAAGGCCCCGCAGGACGGAACCGAGGCGGGCACGGCTCGGCCTTAGCCGACCATGTAGCGCAGGTAGTAGCCCAGGGTGGGATAGGCCAGGGGGAGGCGCGCCAGCTCCCGCGCGGGGATGCGCTGCCGCACGGCCAGGGCGAAAAGGTTGGCCAGCTCCTCGGCCCCGTGTCCGACCATATGCGCGCCGAGCACCGCGCCGCCGCCCGGCTCCACCAGGAGCTTGGACGCCGCGTGGCGCTGGCCCAGGCGCTTCCAGGAAAAGCTGTCCGCAAGGCCGTGCTCCTTCTTCTCGAAGGGCACGCCGCGCTGCACGAGCTCCTCTTCGTTCTCGCCCACGGCGCAGATGGGCGGCAGGCTGAAGCAGACGCGCGGCACCCCCCGGTAGTCCACCTCCTTCTCCTCGCCCGCGGCGATGTTGGCGGCCGCGACGCGGCCCTGCATGTCCGCCGTGGGCGTCAGGGGATAGGGGGCGCGGCAGCAGTCGCCCACCGCGTAGATGTGCGGGTTCGAGACCGAGCGCATGGTCGAGGCCACGCGGATGCCCTGTTCCGAGAAGGCCACCCCCGCGGCGTCCAGGCCGAGCCCGTCGAGATCTGCCACGCGGCCCGCGCCGTGCACGGCCATGTCGCAGGCGAGCTCGGTCGCCCCGTCCCTGCCCGCGCGCACGACGAGCCCGTCCTTCTCCCGCCGAACGGAGTGGAGCGGCGCATCGAGCCGCACGTCGATGCCCGCCTCGGCCGTGGCCGTGAGCAGCACCTGGACCATGTCCGGGTCGAAGCCCTTCAGCGGACGCGCGCTGCGGTGCACGATGGCCACCTCTGCCCCGGCCCGGCGCGCGGCGTGGGCGAACTCGAAGGAGATATAGCCGCCGCCCACGAAGACCAGGCGGCGCGGCAGGCTCCGAAGCGCCAGGAAATCGTCCGAGGAGGAGAGAAGCCCGGCGCCCGGCTCCGACAGCGGCCGCGGCCGCTGGCCCACGGCCACCACCGCGTGGCCGAAGCCGAGCGTGCGCGTTCCCCCCTCGTGCAGCGCGACCTCGATGCGCTCGCGGTCGATGAAGCGGCCCCGGCCGGAAACGGTCTCGATGCCGAGCTCGGCGTAGGCCTCGCGGATGGACTCGGCGCGGCCGTCGACGAAGGAGGCGCGGAGCCTGGCCATCCCCTGCCAAGAGAGCTCGGGCAGGGCGGCCACGCCGCTCCCCAGCAGCCCCTCGGCCAGGTGCAGGGCCTCGGGCGCGGCGAGCAGCGCCTTCTTGGGATTGCAGCCCCTGAGCGGGCAGGTGCCGCCGAAGCCGTAGTCTTCCACCAGGGCCACGGACAGCCCGGCCCGGATGCAGGCAGCGGCAGCGGCCCCTCCCCCGGGGCCCGCGCCCAGCACCACGATGTCGAAACGCTCGGTCATGGACTCTCCTCTCTGCTTTCCTGCGGGCAGCCCGCCGCCGCCTTTCGCGGTCCGCGCGCGGCCGCCGAAAAAGGCCTTTCTCCCTCCCTTATACGGAAATCGCGGCTCAAGTGAAGGAGCAAAACCCCGGGCCCGTCCGCGGGAGAGACCGGCGGCGTGACGAAGGTAAACGAGAGGAGCGGATGTCTTTCCGACCGGAAAGCCGGGCAGGACAGGGCAGTCCGGGAACGGGCAAAGGACCTGGAAACGGACTGGGCGAACGGCCGGTAGTGCCCGCCGGCCGTCGCTTCCGGAGCCTCGGCAACTGTCAACTATTCCGACTTCGGCTGTCGTGGGGCATTACATATTTGCCATCTTATGTCAGATCTGACATAAATTCAGCATCAGTAAATCCGATGGGTTCCCCTAACGGCCTGGCCCTTGCACTATACCCGCCAAAGCGTGCCGACCCTGGGAGGAATGTCATGGCTACCTTCAAAAAGATGCTCGCAGCAGTCCTTTTGTCTCTGGGGATCTTCATAGCAGGCGCCGGACAGGCGTCCGCGGTCACCATCCTGCCGGACCCGACGATCTACGCGCACCAGTACGACCAGTTCTACTCGTACTCGGCCAAGCTGCTCACGGCCATGGGCTTCTCGGGCTTCGACGTGCCCACCGGCACGGGCGGCCTGGACGTGCTCGTCTACACCGGCGCCTCGGGCCAGGACAACGACCCCGTGGGCGGCGGCTACGTGCTCCAGGACCCGCTGCACGCACCCGCGGGCGGCGTGACCACCTTCTCGGGCGTCTGGGGCGCGGGCAACGCCTCGGTCAAGGGCCCGGTCACCGTGGACACCCTCGTGGACTACCTGCACACCTTCGGCCCCGACATCAACATCCCGGTCTTCAACTTCGACATGAACCAGACCGGCGCCGGGCCAGACCTCGACGTGGTGGGCAACGTCTCCGTCGTCGACCCGAACACCAACTCGGTCATCGCCTCCTGGGCCTTCGACAACCTGAACGACGGCATCTTCGAGCCCACCGAGTGGGTGCTCTCCCCCGGCACCATCACCGAGGGCCCCTACACCGTGGACAACAACAAGGGCTCCGGCAAGCTGGACTTCGTGGTCTACGCCCCGACCATGGACCTCAGCCAGTACACCGGCAAGGGCTACATCTTCGAAACCGACTTCCGGATGCAGCGTCTGAACGACGGCTTCGAGGAGCTGTTCCTGACCGGCGCCTTCGCACCGGACGCGCCCACCCCGACCCCGGAGCCCGCCTCCCTGATCCTCGCCGGTTCCGGCCTGCTCGGCCTGGTCGCCGCGCGGCGCAGGAAGAGGTCTTAAGCGCAAAACCGCCCCTCCCCTCCCCCTCCGGTCCTCCGGAGAGGGAAAAGAGAAGGCCCCGGACAGCGGTTGCTGTCCGGGGCCTTCCAATCTGTGGCCGGAAGCGGGGCAGGCCCCGCCGTTCAGGCGGGAAAGATGGCCTGCGGCATGGCGCGTCCGGCCTGGGCGAAGGCCTCGGCCAGGAGCACGCGCACGGCGCGCTCGCCCTCGGCGCCGAGGTCGTCGGAGAACTCGGTGACGAAGGTCTCGATGTGCTTTCGCACCACGTCCTTGGAGAGCTCCTGGGCGTTGTGCGCGATCCAGGCGGCGGAATCCGCGGGGGTCGCTCGGGCATGCGCCAGGCTCGCGCGCACCGCCTTCTCGACGGCCGCGATGGTCGGCGCGCCGAGGCTCCTGCGGGCCACGATGAGGCCGAGCGGCAGGGGCACCTCGAAGGCCTGCTCCCACCACGCGCCGAGGTCCACGACCTTGTGCAGCCCGTGCTCGGCGTAGGTGAAGCGGCCCTCGTGGATGAGCACGCCCGCCGCGACCTCGCCCGAGGCCACGGCGTCCATGACCAGGTCGTAGCGCATGGGCAGG
The DNA window shown above is from Desulfovibrio sp. X2 and carries:
- a CDS encoding transporter substrate-binding domain-containing protein yields the protein MHRAVRLFAVIFVLVAVPRAFAVETVIFAFDPQHAPYTLMEEGRPGGFALDLLQEALAGTQYHVEAVAARWEEAQKMLETGMADIVAGLARTPGLEERVLFSRLPFAAVRTVLLVRLDSPYQTIADLADRHVALERGADFTKGLLARDGLAPVFYPTELDALHAMLDGQAEAFCGTGKSAWAALTPAQRTTVRQIGEPIYQGPLYYALNRRRTGLLTALNQGLDRAMSDGAYVRLYAKWFGVPPSEELLQPLPTASAAGPTAAPGGAAAGAAPDKTPAGSAKAPQDGTEAGTARP
- a CDS encoding NAD(P)/FAD-dependent oxidoreductase, translated to MTERFDIVVLGAGPGGGAAAAACIRAGLSVALVEDYGFGGTCPLRGCNPKKALLAAPEALHLAEGLLGSGVAALPELSWQGMARLRASFVDGRAESIREAYAELGIETVSGRGRFIDRERIEVALHEGGTRTLGFGHAVVAVGQRPRPLSEPGAGLLSSSDDFLALRSLPRRLVFVGGGYISFEFAHAARRAGAEVAIVHRSARPLKGFDPDMVQVLLTATAEAGIDVRLDAPLHSVRREKDGLVVRAGRDGATELACDMAVHGAGRVADLDGLGLDAAGVAFSEQGIRVASTMRSVSNPHIYAVGDCCRAPYPLTPTADMQGRVAAANIAAGEEKEVDYRGVPRVCFSLPPICAVGENEEELVQRGVPFEKKEHGLADSFSWKRLGQRHAASKLLVEPGGGAVLGAHMVGHGAEELANLFALAVRQRIPARELARLPLAYPTLGYYLRYMVG
- a CDS encoding PEP-CTERM sorting domain-containing protein, with product MATFKKMLAAVLLSLGIFIAGAGQASAVTILPDPTIYAHQYDQFYSYSAKLLTAMGFSGFDVPTGTGGLDVLVYTGASGQDNDPVGGGYVLQDPLHAPAGGVTTFSGVWGAGNASVKGPVTVDTLVDYLHTFGPDINIPVFNFDMNQTGAGPDLDVVGNVSVVDPNTNSVIASWAFDNLNDGIFEPTEWVLSPGTITEGPYTVDNNKGSGKLDFVVYAPTMDLSQYTGKGYIFETDFRMQRLNDGFEELFLTGAFAPDAPTPTPEPASLILAGSGLLGLVAARRRKRS
- a CDS encoding 1,4-dihydroxy-6-naphthoate synthase, with protein sequence MRTLSLAISPCPNDTFIFHALVHGLTTADDPETPGEPLGFTTSLHDVERLNAMAANGEADVVKISVAAYADCAEEYVSLRCGGALGRGVGPLLVAGGAARPEDVSEAPIAIPGLSTTASLLLNLTGLFHGPRLPMRYDLVMDAVASGEVAAGVLIHEGRFTYAEHGLHKVVDLGAWWEQAFEVPLPLGLIVARRSLGAPTIAAVEKAVRASLAHARATPADSAAWIAHNAQELSKDVVRKHIETFVTEFSDDLGAEGERAVRVLLAEAFAQAGRAMPQAIFPA